The Solea senegalensis isolate Sse05_10M linkage group LG4, IFAPA_SoseM_1, whole genome shotgun sequence genome includes a region encoding these proteins:
- the smpd2b gene encoding sphingomyelin phosphodiesterase 2, which yields MTNADSVRIRVFSLNCWGIRFLSKLCTERYAMIGDMLCKEEHDIVLLQEVWSEKDYLFLKKKLSLSHPHSHYFKSGVIGSGLAMFSKHRIRDTFLYRFSLNGYPYMAHHGDWFGGKAVGMAVLSIGSLTANVYVTHLHAEYCREKDSYLPHRVVQAWELQQFVRHTSAGADVVILGGDLNMHPQDLGNRLLRSYTGLRDAYLETDTFNGCEDGVTLIADNPFINKKELGPFEKGIRIDYILFKGSSKVDVFCDSMSTTKGSVPDHPFPYSDHEALMAELRLVSHTPIETGREKCIKEKDSTAGRVAELVDIVTEARTEVKVGLHCTESMRYTAARTGVMGLALLLLELAIAAVPWLALGAEQPFPLTSFYLLAALCFAILLTTFMLYILYTMELKSLQGAEDQMRLAVGSLQENLRGFPLAQPHVSLRKPPEGVSVMDQEE from the exons ATGACGAACGCAGACTCTGTCAGGATCCGAGTCTTCTCTCTGAACTGCTG gGGGATCCGCTTCCTTAGCAAACTTTGTACTGAACGCTACGCCATGATTGGAGACATGTTGTGCAAAGAAGAGCATGATATTGTCCTCCTGCAAGAG GTGTGGAGTGAGAAAGACTACCTGTTCTTGAAAAAGAAACTCTCCCTTAGCCACCCTCACTCACATTATTTCAAAAG TGGAGTCATAGGAAGCGGCCTGGCCATGTTCTCCAAACACAGAATCCGTGACACATTTCTTTATCGCTTCTCGCTGAATGGTTACCCATACATG GCCCACCATGGAGACTGGTTCGGGGGTAAAGCTGTTGGGATGGCTGTTCTAAGCATCGGAAGTCTGACTGCTAATGTCTACGTCACTCAT CTGCATGCGGAGTACTGCAGAGAGAAGGACTCTTATCTACCTCACAGAGTGGTTCAGGCCTGGGAGCTGCAGCAGTTTGTCCG GCACACCTCTGCTGGAGCAGATGTGGTCATTTTAGGTGGTGACCTCAACATGCACCCTCAGGACCTCGGAAACAGGCTACTGAGATCTTACACTGGACTCCGTGACGCTTATTTAGAGACTGATACATTTAAT GGGTGTGAGGATGGTGTCACTCTAATAGCTGACAACCCTTTCATCAATAAAAAGGAGCTAGGTCCTTTTGAGAAGGGAATCCGAATTGACTACATCTTGTTCAAA GGTTCTTCTAAAGTGGACGTCTTTTGTGACTCCATGTCAACCACCAAAGGCTCCGTCCCTGATCACCCTTTCCCATACTCCGATCATGAGGCTCTGATGGCTGAACTAAGGCTGGTGTCACACACTCCCATTGAGACTGGAAGAGAGAAGTGTATTAAAGAGAAGGACTCCACTGCAG GTAGAGTGGCTGAGCTGGTGGATATTGTGACAGAGGCTCGCACTGAAGTCAAAGTAGGCCTGCACTGTACAGAGAGCATGCGCTACACAGCAGCACGCACTGGCGTGATGGGTTTGGCTCTGCTGTTGCTGGAGCTGGCCATCGCCGCAGTGCCCTGGTTGGCTCTGGGAGCTGAACAGCCTTTCCCCCTCACCTCCTTCTACCTGCTGGCTGCTCTGTGCTTCGCCATCCTGCTCACCACCTTCATGCTGTACATCCTCTACACCATGGAGCTGAAATCTCTTCAGGGGGCTGAAGACCAGATGAGACTTGCTGTCGGAAGCCTGCAAGAGAATCTCAGGGGTTTTCCTCTGGCTCAGCCTCACGTCTCCCTGCGGAAGCCTCCAGAGGGTGTTAGCGTCATGGACCAGGAGGAGTAA